In one window of Gossypium arboreum isolate Shixiya-1 chromosome 4, ASM2569848v2, whole genome shotgun sequence DNA:
- the LOC108459229 gene encoding rhomboid-like protein 19, producing MSSLGSGIFSGFTKLCKGLTVILIGGHIVVRLLPSSVIYLALIPARTIPFGWNLITAGYIEQSLHGVVVSVIGLLFMGKLLEPIWGSKEFLKFIFIVNFLTSVCVFTTAIALYYITREENYLYMPLSGFHGVLAGFLVGIKQIVPDQELSLLKIKAKWLPSLMLLISIAISFFTPDSATYLPTLIFGAYMGWIYLRYFQRKPEAKHRGDPSEDFAFSTFFPEFLRPIIDPIASVFHRMLCGKSEASTNAQGYTVGGAPLIGSDPIEASRRRERGARALEERLAAERLAAGKNSEEPQIDESDNV from the exons ATGAGCTCCCTG GGGAGTGGAATATTCAGTGGATTTACAAAGCTATGCAAGGGACTAACGGTGATACTAATCGGTGGCCACATTGTTGTTCGGCTTCTCCCTTCTTCTGTTATTTACCTTGCTCTTATTCCGGCCAG GACAATCCCTTTTGGTTGGAACCTCATAACAGCTGGTTATATTGAACAATCATTACATGGG GTGGTTGTCAGTGTTATCGGTCTTCTTTTCATGGGGAAGTTGCTTGAGCCTATATGGGGTTCTAAGGAGTTCTTGAAGTTCATCTTCATAGTTAACTTTCTAACTTCTGTCTGTGTTTTCACTACTGCTATCGCCTTGTACTACATAACGAGGGAAGAAAATTACCT TTACATGCCTCTTTCCGGCTTCCATGGGGTGCTGGCGGGCTTCTTGGTTGGCATCAAACAAATTGTACCTGACCAAGAACTGTCTTTGCTGAAAATAAAAGCAAAG TGGCTGCCATCACTTATGCTGTTGATTTCGATTGCCATAAGTTTCTTCACTCCAGATTCGGCAACATATCTTCCAACCTTGATATTCGGAGCTTATATGGGCTGGATTTACCTCAGATACTTCCAGAGAAAACCTGAAGCAAAGCATAGGGGAGATCCGAGTGAAGATTTTGCATTCTCTACATTCTTCCCTGAATTTCTCAG GCCAATCATTGATCCCATCGCATCTGTGTTTCATCGGATGCTTTGTGGAAAATCTGAAGCTTCCACCAATGCTCAGGGTTATACCGTGGGAGGTGCACCATTAATCGGTTCTGACCCCATTGAGGCATCGCGGAGAAg AGAAAGAGGGGCTAGGGCACTGGAGGAGAGATTGGCAGCTGAGAGGTTGGCTGCAGGAAAGAATTCAGAAGAACCACAGATAGATGAATCTGATAATGTTTGA